A window of Hemiscyllium ocellatum isolate sHemOce1 chromosome 35, sHemOce1.pat.X.cur, whole genome shotgun sequence genomic DNA:
cgcctcatcttctgcctaggaaccctccaaccacaagggatgaactcagatttctccagtttcctcatttcccctcccccccaccttgtctcagtcccaaccctcgaactcagcaccaccttcctaacctgcaatcttcttcctgacctctccgcccccacccctactccagcctatcaccctcaccttaacctccttccacctatcgcacttccaatgcccctcccccaagtccctcctccctaccttttatcttagcctgcttggcacactctcctcattcctgaagaagtgctcatgcccaaaacgtcgattctcctgctccttggatgctgcctgacctgctgcacttttccagcaacacactttcagctctaacctccaattttggtgtcatctgcaaacttactaactgtacctcttatgctcgcatccaaatcatttatgtaaatgaaaaaagtagagggcccagcacccacctttggcactccactggtcacaagcctctagtctgaaaaactggtccaccaccaccctctgtcttctacctttgagccagttctgtatccaaatggctagttctccctgtattccatgagatctaaccttgctaatcagtttcccatggggaaccttgttgaacgccttactgaagtccatatagatcacatctactgctctgacctcatcaatcttctttgttacttcttcaaaaaactcagtcaagtttgtgagacatgatttcccacccacaaagccatgttgactatcccgaatcagtccttgcctttccaaatacatgtacatcctgtccctcaggattctttccaacaacttgcccaccactgaggtcaggctcaccggtctatagttccctggcttgtctttaccgcctttcttaaacagtggcagcacgttaaccaacctccagtcttccgacacctcacctgtgacaattgatgatacagatatttcagcaagaggcccagcaatcatttctctagcttcccacagagttctcaggtacacatGATCAAGTcatgggaatttatccacctttaaccggttcaagacatccagcacttcctcctctgtaatctggacattttgcaagaattcaccatctattttcctacagtctatatcttccatatccttttccacagtaaatactgatgcaaaatattcatttagtatctcccccattttctgtggctccagacaaaggccgccttgctgaactCTGATGggcctattctttccctagttacccttttgtccttaatatatttgtaaaaatcctttgaattctcctaaattctatttggcaaagctatctcatgtccccgttttgccctcctgatttccctttttttttaagatatttttattagaaatttaatattttgacagatttacaaaaataaacagaactttcaagcacaaacattaatataaaaatagatcttaaatatataatcatcaaaattcaaaggaatgatactaaagaagaaagaaaaacaatgaaactcagttaactactaatctaatccacaattatccagagtgtatagttgagtcacttacatccttcaaacaagagaaaatgttctctaatacactcataacagtataataaaaaggaaactatttccaaacaataagaacaaaaaaaaacatgtttgaatggagatcctcccccttgttctcagggggccttacttcctttctaacggtccaccatatcctctcccaaacagtgtcccacccttgacccgggcgctccttaataggatttagatataataccgagctagagttgacagtgagcgccccacccccacccctccccacccatacctgagtatatctgatagcatcaatgccacgtacaaacacacataactataaaattacaactccaacaaattacagttaagtataataatataaaatagcaagagaagacaaccctgctcccagaagcaaaagtaaagtagagtaaagtatccatttctccccacggagtgtggaagaggcaagccaacataaattgtctcgtacgatttatttaaacgagtctaaaagttccttagcctcttctggtgatctaaaattatactcggatccttcgtgggtaaagcataacgtcgctgggtagcgtaaggtgtattgaatatttaagttccttagacatttcttcacctcatcaaacgccttcctccttcgtgccaaagccggggagaagtcctgaaataacataatcttggatccttcatgaatcatagctttaggatcctttccaagatttctggaggcatccaggagtatctgcctctccctataactctgcagccggaacaggaccgggcgtgggcgctggtttgggacagatccgcgtactgcgacccggtaggcccactccacccttacccggtcagtttcagcccccaggtttaaaagctggggcaaccatcgctccagaaatactactaactgtcccttctcttcttgttcagggaggcccagaagacggatattctttctccgatttctattatccaggtcatccatgtagatttcaaaggcccggactctctgctccagagctcgcacctgttctgcagctgtttgtgctgccccctcggaggtcgtggcctttagctccgccccctccactcggccctgtaattcctcgagagcctggctgtacttttgtaacttttcttcgaatgcattccatctctgtctggattctgcgatgaaattgacgagtgtcgtttccagcctggcaatcatctcttcaaggcctgtttttacatcagctgcagccggaggaggagaggagggtgggggaggggtctttgttttctgagagctgcgggatccctttggtttactcattatccacttaatattaaactgcttaaatataatagtaaacagctaattaaggttagaaaatgtttttgggtggtttggtaagtgtggtgggggtgagtaactcactttacccaggttttgggaagagcactgtaaactcagacttgctgagtcgccgccatcttggatctcctgatttccctcttaagtatactcctactttctctATACTCTTCTAAGTCCATTCAAAAGTTTACATGGCAGCTGAGTGACCTGGAGTGACAGCCTCTCTGTGCAGGCACTTATTCCTCTCCAAGCACACGTTGTTGCACAGAGGCATCTCAGCTCTCCGTTATATCAACTAACCTTCAATATGTCACTGGCACATGACATCACCACTTTGCCAGCACACCCATGCCCTCTGTAACTGCAGCTGAGATGTTGCGTGTACATTCTGATTTGCAATACATCCTGTCCTGGGAACTTTCTCCCCTTTTCACCAGATGAAAATGAGGAGGCAATTGGAGAGACAGCTGAGGATGTGAGCGAAACACAGGGTGGGTAGCATCCAGTGCGAGGTAAGAGGGAAATGGAGGCTCGAACTTTGTTACAGGAGATTCCCCTTCACCCCATTCTCTGATTATTTATTCCGATTCTTTCTTTCCAACTGCCAATGAGTTCTCTAATCAAACTCGCATCAAGACACACAGAAGTCATTTTAAAATGAGTTTGTTGCACTGGCAATTTTGCAACACCAGAAATCACCCAGAGCGAAATATACAAATATAGTCATTGTTAAAAATGATGATATAGTTCTTCATAAAGGTTTATGTTGAAGCATACACAACATTACATTCACAACTATTCCTCATTCTTCTTTCTTGAAAAGTGCAAAGGACAATTTGGGAATCCAACTGAGCAATATTCGAAGGAGGAAGACAGGAAATTAGCCATTGCTCTACAgtaacagctgcagagaaatagTTGAAACCACAGGAAAGGTGGGAAAACGTATTCAAGCTGTAAGTTCACTCAGCTTGAAACAGGAATTTTTATTAAAATCACCAGGAATTATTCGTAGTGCCATGAATAGTGTGAATGATCTTTGAAAAACTATGAAGaggacagttttttttttaaaccacagaCAGCTGTGGTTTTCCATTCAGTAGAGTCAGAGGAGAGGACACAAATTGTTTATTAGGCCTCACTCAGCCAGATTCCTCCATTTCTGACAATAAAGTTGGGAATGCTCCATTTTGGCTGCAAAAGCCCAGAAAAATCCTTCAATAACCAATATAGAAGACACATTGCTGGATTGtaatacactcctgacttgcgcgGAAAATATTTCGCTCTTAAAGTTTTCATTTGGGGTAATGGATTATGCTTCACCCAATCCGATGACATAACGAGATCTTAGTTGAGATGATCTTGTGTCAGCACAGTCGACAAAGCCGACTAAAACACAACTGAAACGGACAAATGAGGCAGTAAACCCAGATTCTGGTGACCAAGAGTTCACCGACCTCTCCAAACACCATGAGCAGCAACAAGGTTCCATCTTACAACACCTTGTTGATGGTGAACAGGCCTTGGGGAGCCAGGAGTTGAACTACTTACTGCTGaatccccactctctcaccaACTGTTAAAATCACAGTGTTAATACTGCTGATCGCATTCAGGTTCTGGTCAGTGGAATACAACTTAATATTGatggtgggagattcagtgatgggaaagccTTTGAATGTCAAAGTTGTGAGGTGAATGAAAGATGTTAAGATTCagtcttgttgaagatggtcattgcctggtacttgtttGGCACGAATGTGATTTCCCACCTGCTCGCCCTATGTTGTATTATGTGTCTTGCTATGTAAATACATGGACTGATTCAGTGTCTGAGCTGTCACCACTACGAATGAAAAATATCcaaccatcagtgaacatcttGACTTCAGGCCTAAGGATGTagtgaaggttattgatgaaggagTTGAAAATCTTTGGACCTAACACCGTTTTGTGAGGAACACTGAAAGTGCTGTCCTGTGTCTGAGATTGCTGTACCTGAACAGTTTCACTGAGGGTACAAAACGCCAAGGAATTTGTTAGGGCCCACAGTCTTTGCTGTTTCCCCCTAAACTTTAACACCAGGTTTGGCAGGATTTGGAGGTAGTGTCAGGAAGCCCATTTCTACACAGAAGACTTTCTTGTATTCATCGAATGCAGACATCATTGacgaggcagcatttattgtccagcccTATTTGCCCCAGgataattgctgtgggtctggagtcacttgtagattTCCTTCCAGAAAATGACATGAATGAACTCGATGGTTTTACATCTATCACCATTAGGTACATGTCACCACGAGACTAGGTTTCAGTTCCAGATtgtttctttattgaattcaaacctcACTGTCTGCCATGAGGGGAtgtgaacccatgtccctagaTGATTAGCTGGGGGGATTCCCAGCCCAGTGACATCACCGCAATCTCACCATCTTCCCTCACATCAAGGATCCATCTAAACATATCCCCTCTCAAGGTCTGTGAATGTTGGCATAATTTCAAAAATATCTCCATATCAGAGATGATTGCATTTTTGGAGACTGGGGTTTGTCTGATATTTTGGCGATTGAAGGAGATAAACTGGAGTTAaaaatcagcaatgatctcattgggTGGTGTAGCAgcatcgaggggctgaatggtctctgttCCGAAAATAAACTGCAACTCAGCGCATTCGCCCAGCAACTGGAGTTGAAAGTGAAAGAATTTAGGTGATTGGGAAGTCCCGATCCTGGGCGGAGTTATGCAACCTGTTCGTTGTCTATTCTGCCGGAGACTGGTGACTCACTGAGTCGTTTTATTGTGATTGGATCGATGATAGTTTGGGACCAATCAGTGTGAAGGAGTCTCGGTGGAGAGGGGCAGTAACAGGAACTGAAGCAAAGTGCTGAAAAATCTGTTgggagagaaagtgaagactctTTCTCAGAACAGTTTAATATCATTCTCGATGACAGCTCACAGACTGAGACAGTCCGCTGGAAAATAATTTATCCACCATGACTGTCAACTGAAGTCACGATGATTGGACTGATAGTGCTGGGGCTTCTATGGGGAGAGCTCTCTGCAGGTTAGTaatgggggtgtgagagaggggtagAGCCAGGCTGGGAACTGGGACAATAACCTTTGATCATGTTCCCGTCAGAATGATTTATAGGGTAATATTTATCTAATTTCAGGTTTTAAACGTCAGTGAATCCACTGTTTTAAATGATTTAGGTTCGCACGAGATTTAACCATAAGGCCAAAAGATCTGTATTTGCGAAATTCAAAAGATCTGTTGAACATTACAGGGTGGAAAGTAAAAATATGAAATTGGTAGACTTTTTTTCAagtaaaaggaaaagagaaaaaagtTAACAACATCATGTGATGAAGCTGAAGTGAATTGTATAATTCTCTCCAGTGCTGGAGAAAAGGTGAACAAAATGATTCATGATTCAGGAATTCATGCCCTGATTTTTCTGTGTTTCAGAAACTCACTCTCTCCGGTATTTTATCACTGGTATGACTCCGATTCCCAATTTCCCAGAGTTTGTGATTGTTGGTTATGTGGACGGGGTCCAGTTTGCTATGTATGACAGCAATCGCAAGGATATAATCCCCCGGGAACAGTGGATGGTGGACAGCGAAGGACCCAAGGCCTGGAAGCGGAAAGTTTCCCTCGCTCAGGAGCGAGAAGACATTGCCAAACAGCATATTCCGATATTAATGTCTCGGACCAACCAGACAGGGGGTGAGTACTCACCGTTCCACAGAATGACATCTTCCTGTGCATttggtgagtctgggtgggaatgGGTGAAATTAGGAGTGAATCTGAGTTCCAGAGACTGACCGACTGGCTGTGGGAGTGGTTGGAGGGGACACcaactgtctctgtctctgatcaGCAACttgtgtttctgattgacagggaTCCACATTTACCAGATGATGACTGGCTGTGACCTGGGGGATGATGGGACTGTGAGTGGGTTCACCCTCAGACGATGGGACGGGCAAGATTTGATCAGCTTCGATAAGGATCACAGGGTGTGGGTGACCCCAGTCCCCTGGGCAGAAAGCATCAAAAACAGATGGGACCAGGATGTGGTGGGTAATCAGAGGTGGAAGCATTACCTGGAGGTGGAGTGCATTGAGTGGCTGAGAAAATACCTGGAGTACGGACAGAGGGAACTGAGAgtcggtgagtgagtgagagttgtTGTCATCGATGGTGTCTGGACCTTTCTCTCTTTATGTTCCTGCACTGACTCATCTTCCTCTCTCGCTTAGTTGCCCCCAATGTGTCCTTTGCCCGTCTGGGTGATTCTAACCGGCTGTCCTGTCTTGTCACTGGGTTTTACCCACGAGCCATCGAGGTGACTCTGTGGAGAGACGGAGTGTTGATCGATGAGTCCCTGTCCACAGGGATCTTACCTAATCATGACAGGACCTACCAGATCCGGAAATGGATAGAATTTGATCCGGAGGATCAGGCCAAGTTTTCCTGTCAGGTGGAGCACAGTGGATTGGaggagaagctggtggtgatttATGGTAAGGCTGATTCTCTTTGTTAGAGAGGAATCGGACTCCGAGCAGGATCACAAGAGAGAGGACTAAGAGGGGGACGTTCATATGaactgtcagtgtgtcacagtgctCACATCAGTTGTAGAGGACAGTAATAAAGATAGTGAATCAGGGACAGTTTGCCAGTGTATCCTGGTGTGTAATGCTGCCCAGCATCTTAATATCCAgggatattacacacacacatatcagaTATGTCCATTCAGTTCACCATATTTCCTGAGCACTCTTCAAGTCCATGGACACTTtaatctcaaaggacaagggcagtagatacttgggaacaccagctcctgcaagttcccctccaagctactcagcatcctgacttggaaatacattgtggGTCCATCTACAGCACATAAGCTGTATTGGcctaagaaggcagctcaccaccgccttctgTAGAGCAACGAGGGAATGACTGTAAAGACTGGCATTGACACCCATATCCCGGTGAATTAAAAAAGAGAAACAGATTCTGAGATGTTTTATTATGAGACAGTCCAGTGAATCCAGGGATAATAATGTCCAATAGGATCCATAGATATTTCAGCTTGGCAGCATCCAGTGTATCCTGGAATTGTAGCCCAGTCTATTTAACATTGTTTCTTGATGATCTTTGTCCAACTCAGTGTAACAATGAATAGTCAGCATGAACTTTGAGGGAGAATATTGTGTTTGACCAActccattgaatatttttcatgaaGTAACAGAGGGTACACAGTAGTAATGTTGCACATGTACTGTTGCTAAGTTTTCGAAAGGCCTTTGATCAGATACTCCCATAATAGAAACGTTTAGAGAATGtggggtcagtgggaatgtgatAAAATGGATTGTTAGCTGCTTCGCAGCCAGGAAACAGAGATTGGGGGAAAAGGGTTAGTTAGTCAGTGTCAGAATGTGGGAAGTGATGTTCTGAAAGGGAACACTTCCCTTCACATTTACAATATTGATTTGCACTTTGAAATTATGGAATTACAGAATTGTTCTAAagaaggctcttcagcccatcatgccctGACTGTCTGTCTGAGCATTACTACTCAgtgctattctcctgccttctccccatcacCCTGAATATGGTTTTACTTAAATGTAATTTTAGAATTTAAATTATTATATAAAGCAGCACAAAGCAGTCTAGAGACCAAGACAGGAATACCAGGTAGTCCCAGGGAGGAGAGGAACATTTCAAGATATTCTAACAAAGAGCAGAGATGAGCTTTGGACACTCCTGTGTGATAGGAGACAGGAGATGCAAAATCCCAACGTGAGGTGTCTTATGCACAGGACAGCCTGGTTGTGTCTACGACATCACATTAGTCATTGATTCTGGTGATCAAAAACAATTGTCTCCAAAGAAAAACATTCTCGCTTGTCCAACTACTCATAATTCAGTCCCTTGTATCATGGAAAGGTCCTTCTGCAttgtttccagtttaataacgtcctttctattagcaaggtgaccaaaacacaatactccaagtgcagcctcaccaacgtcctgtgcaactgcaacataatttcccaactgtactcaatgccctgactgatgaagactgGTGTGCTAAAAGCTGCCTTCACtgttctgtctacctgtgactccattttcagagaactgcGCACcagaactccaaggtctctctgttccacaatagtccttaaggccctaccattcacctagaaacccctaccttgatttgactttccaaatcacaagacctcacacctatctgcattaaactccactttccacttccccagctgatcaaggtcctgctgcaatttttgataacttcctcactgtccatgataccgcccgtttcagtgtcatctgcaaacatactaatcataccttgtatgttctcatccaaatcattgatattgataacaaacagcaatgggcccagcactgactcctgaggcacaccattagtgtcagccctccagtccaacaaaCATCCTTCCgttattaccctctgcttccaaagcatcaagccaattgtatctccaatttgccagcttcccctgaattccatgcgatctaaccttccagggcaaactacagtgtggaacctttttaaaggccttactgaaatccatttagattatgttcctggtcacttcaaaaAGAATTATAAAAAATTTGAGAGGTATGATCTCCTACgcacaaaactgaaaatgtgttgctggaaaag
This region includes:
- the LOC132832893 gene encoding class I histocompatibility antigen, F10 alpha chain-like isoform X1 is translated as MIGLIVLGLLWGELSAETHSLRYFITGMTPIPNFPEFVIVGYVDGVQFAMYDSNRKDIIPREQWMVDSEGPKAWKRKVSLAQEREDIAKQHIPILMSRTNQTGGIHIYQMMTGCDLGDDGTVSGFTLRRWDGQDLISFDKDHRVWVTPVPWAESIKNRWDQDVVGNQRWKHYLEVECIEWLRKYLEYGQRELRVVAPNVSFARLGDSNRLSCLVTGFYPRAIEVTLWRDGVLIDESLSTGILPNHDRTYQIRKWIEFDPEDQAKFSCQVEHSGLEEKLVVIYVPKSHSQVLVIVGIVFGLLGIISLAVVAVVIHKKKGGMQSGYNLTNSKLITQTSPRLSSEERTSSDSSAIS
- the LOC132832893 gene encoding class I histocompatibility antigen, F10 alpha chain-like isoform X2 — protein: MIGLIVLGLLWGELSAETHSLRYFITGMTPIPNFPEFVIVGYVDGVQFAMYDSNRKDIIPREQWMVDSEGPKAWKRKVSLAQEREDIAKQHIPILMSRTNQTGGIHIYQMMTGCDLGDDGTVSGFTLRRWDGQDLISFDKDHRVWVTPVPWAESIKNRWDQDVVGNQRWKHYLEVECIEWLRKYLEYGQRELRVVAPNVSFARLGDSNRLSCLVTGFYPRAIEVTLWRDGVLIDESLSTGILPNHDRTYQIRKWIEFDPEDQAKFSCQVEHSGLEEKLVVIYVPKSHSQVLVIVGIVFGLLGIISLAVVAVVIHKKKGGMQSGYNLTNTSEERTSSDSSAIS